From the genome of Phoenix dactylifera cultivar Barhee BC4 chromosome 17, palm_55x_up_171113_PBpolish2nd_filt_p, whole genome shotgun sequence:
TCAGTAGGTGCTTCCCCCCCCCTTCTGTCTGCTCGGAGAGTTTTTGTTTTTCGGATTCTTCCCCctttttgattatttctttggGATGGGTCGTGGTCTGAATGAGTTCGGCTCCATCATGAGTGAGGAGGAAATGGAGATGGCTGaggagtggtttttccctcagcaagggttccgtttggaacccgcaaGGCCAGGGGATAGGGTAACGAGGCCTCCGCCtggtcggatcggggtgtatTTGGAAACACTCtaggccggcctgcggttctCCTTCCACGGGTTTGTGAATGAGCTGCTGATGACTTATCAACTTATCCCAGCGCAGCTCGCTCCAAACGCGTGGAGGACGATAATCGGTTTCTTATCCCTGTGCCTTGCACACGGGATACCGACTTCAGTTAATGTCTTCCGGTGGTGCTTCTTATTGAAGTCCAATCCGGGAGATGGGAAATGGCTGTACCTTGCCCTTCGGGGTGGTCGGTCATTTTTTCGGGGTGCTCCGACCTCCATTCATGGGTGGAAggagaagtttttctttttgtccTCCGAGCGGACGTGGGGTTCGACCCCAGATGGGGGCAGGCTCGACTCAAGACTGCCAACAGACTCCCAAAGTTGTCTGGGTCCGAGTAGAAGATCCTCGACGCTCTCTATAGCCTCGAGAAGAACATTCTTCTGAACGGCCTCATAAGCGAGGACGCTTTGGTCAACGttggcttgagctcggcgcgccctcagggtaagggtggtgctctcttttttttcccttttttcttacgTTGCTCTTGCTCGTCTATTCCCTGTCATTCTGACTTAATCCCTTTCCTGTCTACAGACGTTGCGAAGATGGTGACCAAAAACGCAGCCCTCTATGCTCGCTTTCGGAAGAGGGCGGCCGAGATCAGTGGGACCTCGCCCGAGCCGAAGAAGAAGGCTAGGCTTTCTGGCCCCGAGACGAGCACGGCCCAGGTCGGGCCTTCTAGGCCTGCTCGAGAGGTTCCGAGCACCGATCATAGGGGCTCGGGATCTACGGGAGCTTCGACGATGCTGGCCTGCCCGGCTCCTATCTCTCAGTGCCCTGGTCGACATCCTGTCGAGCAGCGGCGCTCGGCTCCCGAGCAGCGGCGCCCGGATCCGGAGCCGGGGAGCAGCCTGGGGGCTCCGAGGTCGCCCCCGCCCCCGCCTAGTCCAACGAGGCCGAGTCTCCCCGGTCCCTCGGAGGCCAATCCTCAACCGGAGAGGAGGCCTTACCTCCCCTCGTGGGAGGTTTTCGAGGGTGACTCGGCCCTTGACGATCCTGCAGTGGCGCGGCAAATTTTCCAAGTCGCGCTGCTTCCGGCCGACAAGGCCAAAATCCGGTCCCAGAGCTACAATAGCTTCTTGGACGGGATCTACTGCTCCGCGGTCCGGGTAAATTCACCTTTGGATTCTCGCTTTCGTCTTCTGATTTTTAGCCTTGACTCGTTTTTTCCTTTGTTAACAGCATCTCCACGAGGTCGAGACTCTGATGCACATAGCATCGTACTATCGGGATCAGGGCCGACGATACCAACGCGGACAGGAGGAAGCCGAAAGGAAACTTCGCCAGGCCGAGGTGAGGTGAGGCGAGGTTGAATTTTTGCGAAAGGAGCTGCTCGCGAGAGCAGAGGCCGTCAAAGGCGATCTTCGGTCGCGGACCGcggagctcgaggaggagaaaggCGCGCATGCCCTAGCCAGGTCAGAGCTACGCGCCGCCGAGGCGCGTCTGAGCGAGGCCCAATCGGCACTCGCTGCACGCGAGCGGGTGGCGGAGGGCGCTCAGCTCAGGGTTAAGGAGCTTGAGGCCTGCGTGGAAAGAGCACAGGAGGAGGCTCGATACGCGGCTCAGAGCGGGGTCCAACTCTTTCGGGAATCGGAAGAGCTCTATGATCTACTGAAGGAGGAAG
Proteins encoded in this window:
- the LOC103722001 gene encoding uncharacterized protein LOC103722001, translating into MVTKNAALYARFRKRAAEISGTSPEPKKKARLSGPETSTAQVGPSRPAREVPSTDHRGSGSTGASTMLACPAPISQCPGRHPVEQRRSAPEQRRPDPEPGSSLGAPRSPPPPPSPTRPSLPGPSEANPQPERRPYLPSWEVFEGDSALDDPAVARQIFQVALLPADKAKIRSQSYNSFLDGIYCSAVRELLARAEAVKGDLRSRTAELEEEKGAHALARSELRAAEARLSEAQSALAARERVAEGAQLRVKELEACVERAQEEARYAAQSGVQLFRESEELYDLLKEEAVNGLVRGFEDFGNQLKRLCPEFDLNLLQPGEGVEELEAPEDPAEAEVQAAEEGEIPTEGDPEGASDAALQATDEAQAETSTAGRLEGAPIEHAEPTAADDLGAAPVS